CTTATGATTTACTGCTTGTGGTTGAAGGAGACGATATTCACACAGTTGCTAATTTTGTTGCAGAGAAACTCGCACCCATGGAGAATGTGCGTGCTACAGTCACGCATTTTTTACTTAAAAAATATAAAGAGGACGGGGATATTTTAAAATTCAGGAAAGAAAACAGAAGAATAGCTATAAGTTACTAGGTTGCTGATAATGAAAAGTAGAGATTTGAGAATTTCAAAGATTGCAAACGACTTGCCACCTTCAGGTATACGTGAGTTTTTCGATCTTGTCTTAGGGATGAAGGATGTTATATCTCTAGGGGTTGGTGAACCAGATTTTGTTACTCCTTGGAACATCCGCGAAGCAGGAATTTTTTCTATAGAAGGAGGCCAGACAAGTTATACCTCTAATAAAGGAATGATGAAGTTGCGCCTTTGTATCAAGAGGCACGTTAAGAATCTATGCGATATTAGATATGATGCAAATAACCAGATTCTAATAACCACAGGTGTATCTGAAGGTCTTGATTTAGCTTTCAGGGCTATACTAAATAGAGGAGATAATGTTCTAATTCCAACTCCAAGTTACGTTGCCTATGCTCCTTTAGTATATTTATGTGGGGCAAAAGCAAAGATTATCCGCACGGATTTTCACGACGGGTTTAAATTAAAACCGGAAATGATTGAAAATTTCGCCGATTCAAAAACAAAGGCAATAGTCTTGAATTATCCAAATAACCCCACCGGCACCTCTTACACAAAAAATGAATTGCAGGCATTGGCTAGAGTAATCAAAAAAAGAGCTATGATAGTAATTAGCGATGAAGTCTATTCGCAGCTTAGCTTTGACTTTAAGCATACTCCTTTTGCGAGCTTACCTGCGATGAAGGAGCGCACCATTTATTTAAACGGATTCTCTAAAGGGTATGCTATGACCGGCTGGAGAGTGGGCTATGCTTGTGGCCCTGTGGATATAATCGGGGCAATGACCAAGATTCACCAGTATAGTATGCTATGTGCTCCGATTATGAGTCAATTGGCAGCTGTTGAGGCCTTGGAGAATTCAAAAAATTCCCTTGATGAAATGTGCAGGGAGTATAGACGGCGTAGAGAATTTGTATTTAAAGGCCTTAATGAATTAGGTCTTTCCTGTCATCGTCCCCAGGGTGCATTCTACATATTCGCTTCGGTTAAAAAGACGCATCTTTCCTGTACTGAGTTTGCAAAACGCCTCCTAAAGGAGGAAAAAGTAGCAGTAGTGCCTGGTATTGCCTTTGGTAATGGCCTTGATAGTTTCATCCGCATTGCCTATGCTGCTAAATTCTCTGATTTGAAAGAGGCGCTTTCCCGCATCGCACACTTCCTGAAAAAGCACAGAAGATAATTCAATAAAAGTTTATCTACTAGAAAAGCTTAGTTTTTGAGGTTTATTAGATTAGCTTTGCGATGATTTCTGCGGCAGATTTACTTGCCCCGACTTTACCTAATCTTTTTTTAAGGCTATCGAGTTTCAATTTTATCTCTTGATATTTTCCCTTATCCGAAAGCAGCTCTAGACAAGCCCTTCCGATAAGCCGAGGCTGCGCTTTAAACTGGATTAATTCAGGCACTACTTTTTCTCCTGCCACGACATTTACTAATCCGATATAAGGGATTTTAACCAAGAGTCTTGCAAGCATCCAGGAAAGTAAATTAAGCTTATAGATAATAACCATTGGCGTTGAGGTAAGTGCGGTCTCCAACGTGGCAGTACCAGAGGCTACTATAGCCAAATCAGAGGCAGATAAGCAATCGTATATTTCATCTTCACTGACTTTAATCAGATCCAAATCTTTAAAGCCTTCTAGAAGAGGGGTAAGGCTTGAGTCATTATTTAGGGTGTTAGATTGTATGAATATAAACTGCGTGTTGCGTTGGTTATTTTTATCGATAATCCTGGCAGATTCAAGCATTATGGGAAGGAGTTTCTGAATTTCCTTTTTTCGCGAACCCGGCAGGAGTGCAATAGTCGTTTTCTCTTTTTTTAAATTATATTTTTTTATTAACTGGTTAGAGTCTTTTTTTATTTCTACAGCGTCTAGGAGAGGATGACCTACGAATTCTGCCTCAATACCAAATCGCCTGTAAAATTCCTTTTCGAATTCAAAGACGACAATCATTTTATCCACATATTTTTTAATTAATTTAACCCTGCTTCTGTGCCAGGCCCAGACTTGAGGCGAGATATAATAGATAACAGGGATATGCATTTTTTTTAATTCGCGTGCCAGACGCAGATTAAATCCCGGATAGTCAATTAATATGCAACAGGCAGGTTTAATTCTCTTTATTTCATTTAGGGTTTTAACGAATATGCTTCTAAATTTAGCCAGATTGTGCAAGACCTCAAAGAAACCGACTACTGCCAAGTCTGTAATATTAAATAATAGCTTTACCCCGGCCTCTTGCAGATATTTTCCGCCTAGGCCAAAGAATTTGATCTCAAGATGCTTATCTTGTAGGGCTTTGACCAGACTGGCTCCATGGCGGTCACCTGATGTTTCGCCAGCAACAATAAAGATAGTTTTCATGTGTAATGCTTGATATATTCGTTAATCTTTTTTTGGATTTTTATTGCTAATGAGAGGGCCTCTTTTCCTTCCCAGCCTGAAACTACAGGATCTTTTCCGTATAAGATACAGTCAAGGAAGGACTCTAGTTCATTCTGGAGGGGGTCAGCTTTATCGATTGGAACCTCATGTTTGTAGATATTCTTATTCTCTTTTTTGTATACGCTTGCTTGATTATGCATATAATCAAGAGATATATAGGAATCTTTTAAAAATATTCTGAATTTACGCATTGCCTTAGCGCTAATTCTGCTAGCAGTCAAATTAGCGACACAACCGTTTTTAAAGCGCAGGCGTACATTTGCGATATCTTCAAGATTAGTTAAGACATTAACGCCTACTGCGTCTATGGATACAACATCTGATTTTACAAGCTCTAGGATAAGGTCAATATCGTGGATCATAAGGTCAGATACTACCCCAATATCTAGAGAACGAGCTGGGAATGGGCTTAGGCGATGGCATTCTATGAATTTTGGCTTTTTAACTATATCGCAGACTGTCCGGAAGGCATTGTTAAATCTTTCAATGTGTCCTACAGCAAGTATAAGTTTTTTCTTTTTGGCTAAATTTATTAATTTTCCCGCTTCAGCCACTGTGGGAGTGATAGGCTTTTCAATCAAGGCATGCGCGCCTTGTTTGAGGCTATCATAGCCAACTCGGAAGTGATGCTTGGTGGGGACAGAGACTATAACTGCTTGGACCTGCTTCAGGAGGTCTGAATAGTCTGCATAGTAGGTTGTTTTTATGGTGCGCGCCAGCTCTTTGCCTTTATTCTTATCAATGTCGCAAATGCCTACAAGCTGGACCTTTTTTATTTTGCTTAGGACATGGGCATGTCTTTGTCCCAAATGCCCTACGCCAATAACGCCTATATTAATTTTTTTCATGTTAGAGAAAATCTAATTTTAGTATCTGTCTGATCATTGAATAGTATCAAATCTCCTAGCAAAAGTCAAGAGAAGGCTTTATGAGTCTTGACGCATGATAATAGCTATGGTAGAATTACAGACAGTTTGCAGCCAGAAACATTAACGTGTTATAAATAATAAAGTTATGAAAAGTTATTTGCGTCTATTACGATTTATCCGTCCTTATCGGCTGATGCTGGGCCTGGCTGTAGTATGCATGATAGCTTCAGCCCTTTTTGATGTAGCCCAGTTGTCCATGGTTGTGCCTCTTGCAGACAAGGTCTTAACAGACAAAAAAATCGTTGTTCCCAAACAATTACCAAAAGGTTTAGCCGGCTTCGTTGACTCTATAAATAATACTGAGCCTTTAAGGTTGTTGTATCTTATGGCCGTTGTTGTAGTTGTGCTTTTTATATTAAAGGGAGTATTTAATTTTATCCAATCTTATTTAATGAGCGATATCGGTCAACGCGTGGTAAGGGATGTGCGTTCGAAGCTATATAGAAAATTGCAAGATTTATCCCTGGATTATTTTACGAGAAAAAGAAGCGGAGAGTTGATCTCCCGCATTACTAATGATGTTAAGCTGATTGAAAATGCAGCAAGTTATGGATTTACTGATTTAGTATATCAGTCGTTTCAGGTAGCAATGTTTACCTTTTTAATTTTCTATATACATTGGAAACTGGCCTTGGTCTCTTTGGTTATTTTACCTCTGGTGAGTATTCCTATTATTTTAGTCGGAAAAGTACTTAAAAGATTAAGCATACGTTCCCAGGAAAAGATGGCAGACATTAATTCCTTATTAGTTGAGACAATCTCCGGAGTACGCATTGTTAAGGCATTTTCCATGGAAGAGGCTGAGACCAATAAGTTTATGACTCATAATCAAGGTTATTATAGAATTACGATGAAGTCAATCAAGCGTATGCTGGTTCTTTCTCCTTTAACGGAGATTATCGGTGTATTTGGTGGAATCTTTGTATTTGTTTGGGCTGGTAAAGAGGTAATTGCAGGAGAATTGTCCTTTGGTGTATTTAGTCTGTTTTTAGGTTCCTTGCTCTCCATGATTCGCCCTTTTAAGAAGCTTTCGGGCGTGCATTCTTTAAACCAACAGGCAATCGCAGCCAGTAACCGCGTCTATGAGGTCTTTGATACCAAGGCCACTGTGAGTGAGAAAGAAGGAGCAATTACACTCCCACCAGTTAAAAAGAACATCATATTCGACTCCGTAAGTTTTAAATATGAGGATAATGATGTATTAAATAATATAAATCTTGAAGTTAATGTAGGTGAGGTCTTGGCCATAGTTGGGCCAAGCGGTGTTGGCAAAAGCAGTTTAGTCGATTTAATACCAAGATTCTATGACCCGGTTAAAGGAACCATTCTAATTGATGGTGTGGATATTAAAGAAGCGACCTTAAGCTCCTTAAGGGGGCAGATGGGACTCGTAACTCAAGAGACAATTCTATTTAACGATTCTGTGAAGGCAAATATTGCCTATGGAAACACTAATGCGGCATTCGAAGCAATAGTTAAGGCTGCAAAAAAAGCAGGGGCACACGATTTTATTATGAATATGCCTTCTGGTTATGATACATTTATCGGAGATAGAGGTTATAGATTATCTGGAGGTGAACGGCAGCGTCTGGCAATAGCCAGGGCAATATTGAAAAACCCGCCCATATTAATTCTGGATGAGGCAACTTCGCAACTTGACAGCGCTTCAGAGAAAGTGGTTCAAGAAGCGATTAACGAACTTATCGCTGGCAGAACCGTATTTGTTGTTGCTCATCGCCTTTCAACTATAAGAGGCGCTGATAAGATTATTGTTTTGGAAAAGGGTCGCATTGAAGAGATGGGCACACATCAGCAGTTAATTGCAAAGGGCGGCCTATACAAGCTATTACACGATATGCAGCAGACATTGCCAGAAGAAGGCATAGGTTAGCCGCATAAATCCGTCCGCTATTTGGCACCTACCAATTCTTTTTAAGGGGTCAAAACAGCTCAAAATTCGCAAAAAGATCTAATTTTTGGCTGATTTTTTTACATTTTTTGTCAATTTTTTCCAATTTTACGCTAATTTTTTGCGATTTTGCGGTAAAAAAAAAGCTTAAAAATTACTTGCCACAAGTATAAATTTAAGGTATATTATTGAAATTGTCTAATAATAAGGGCAGTAAGGCCCTAATTTAGCGTAAGTTAAGTTTAGTTTGACCTATAATTTATGTTGTCCGTCTTGAGACGGGCTTCATGAGTCACGCGCGCATTAAAGGAGGAGTTAATTTGGCTACAGAGTTTATGAGACAACTTTTAGAGGCAGGAGTTCATTTTGGACATCAAACAAAGCGTTGGAATCCTAAAATGGTGAAGTTCATTTTCGCTAAACGTAACAGTATCTATGTTATAGACTTGGAGAAAACTGTTGTTTGTCTTGAAGAGGCCAAGGCCTATCTTAAAGAATTGACATCCAAAGGGGGAAGTGTTTTGTTTGTTGGTACAAAGAAGCAGGCGCAAGCAGTTATGAAGAGTGAGGCAGAGAGAATTGGCGTTTTCTATATCACAGAACGTTGGGTTGGTGGTATGCTTACAAATTTCCATACAGTGAGAAAGTCTGTTAAGCATCTGAAGGAATTAGAAAAGATGCAGGAAGAAGGCATTATGGCAAAGTTTTCTAAAAAAGAGATTTCTCGCTTGAGTAAAGAGATGCATAAGATGAGAAAGAATTTTTCCGGCATCATGGATATGAAGGAATTGCCAAAGGCCTTATTTGTCGTCGACCCTAAAAAAGAAGATACAGCTGTCAGGGAGGCTAAGCGTTTAGGAATACCGATTGTGGCAATTATCGATACAAATGGCGACCCTGATTTTATTGATTTTCCCATTCCAGGAAATGATGATGCAATAAGATCAATAAAATTGATTGTAACCTGTATTGCCGATGCTGTTTTAGAAGGCAAGCAGGAATTCCTGGATACAAAGAAAGAAGAAGATGTTAAGGCAACCTCTGGCAAAGAAACAGAAGAGGATAGGCCGCAGGAGAATGCGTTGATTGAAGAGGTGCCTCAGATACAGGAAGAATCTGATGAAAAGACTCCTATAAAGACTCCCAAGAGGGCAGTTAAAAAGAGTAAATCTAAGGATGTTGAATAAATTAAGTTAAGGAGAGCTAGCTAGCGATGGCAAACAAAGTCAATATTATAAAAGAATTAAGAGAGATCACTGCAGCTGGAATGACTGATTGTAAGAAGGCGCTTGAGAAGGCAGGCGGCAATAAAGATAAGGCATTGGATATCCTACGGCGACAGGGTTTAGATATTGCCAAGAAGAAGGCAGGCCGGACAGCAGGAGAAGGTCGAGTCGAGTCTTATGTGCATACTGGTTCTAAATTAGGCGTTTTGGTAGAAGTAAACTGTGAAACTGATTTCGTAGCAAGGAATGAAGAGTTTATTCGCTTTACTAAAGATATAGCGATGCAAATAGCAGCAACAGCCCCTACTTATGTTGATTTTGAATCTGTGTCTAGCGATTTGAAAAAGGAGATTAAAAAAGAAGAAGAAGCCGAATATCGTAAAGTCCATTGTTTACTTGAGCAGCCTTTTATCAAAGAGGCCTCAAAGACAGCCGGCGATTGTCTGGTTTCCTTGATTGCTAAGATGGGCGAGAATATTATCATAAAAAGATTTGTTCGATTTTCTATAGGTTAATAATGAAAAAACCAGCGTTTAAACGTATAGTTTTAAAATTAAGCGGAGAGGCATTATTAGGTCGCAGTAAGGAGCATGGTATTGATATGCATACCTGCAAGGTTATCGCTCATCAAGTAAAAGAGATTGTTCAGATGAATGTTCAGGTAAGCCTTGTTGTGGGTGGTGGCAATATATTTCGCGGCCAGGAGAACGAAAAGTCTTTCGGCATCGAAAGAACTGTCGGGGATTATATGGGGATGTTAGCAACCTTGATTAATGGGCTGGCACTTCAGGACATATTAGAAGGTATGTCTGTTCCGACAAGAGTAATGACAGCCATAGAAATGCATCAGATTGCCGAGCCTTACATTAGACGCAGGGCTATCAGGCATCTGGAGAAGGGACGTGTGGTTATATTTGCTGCTGGAACAGGCAACCCCTATTTTACAACCGATACAACGAGCGCTTTGCGCGCCATGGAGATAAAGGCTGACGTAATTTTGAAAGCGACGCGAGTCGATGGCGTATATTCTGCTGATCCGCTCAAAGATAAGTCTGCTAAAAAATTTTTCCGGCTTTCCTACCTTAGCCTTTTAAAGAAAGGATTAAAGATTATGGATGCTACAGCAATAAGTCTGTGTATGGATAACGGCTTGCCTATAATCATTTTTAATCTTTTAAAATCCGGCAATATAAAGAAAGCGGTCTTAGGAGAAAAGATCGGCACTATAATCCACTAAAAGACTGCTCGCTAAAATATCTTAATTTTAAGCTAAGAGGGTATTTGCGATGGAAGTAAAAACTATTTTACGTGAAACCGAAGACAAAATGAAGAAGACAATTGAGTCTGTGCAGCGAGAGTTTGCTCATATAAGGACAGGAAGGGCGCATTCTAGTATAGTTGAGGGGATACATGTAGATTATTATGGAGCCCCGACTCTGATAAAGCAGATCGCCTCTATTTCCGTTCCTGATGCAAGGCTTCTGGTAATACAGCCCTGGGATGTTTCTGCTATTGCTGAGATTGAAAAGGCAATTATTAAGGCAAATTTAGGACTCAACCCTACTAATGACGGAAAGATTATCCGTTTGAGCATTCCTCAGTTGTCCAGGGAAAGAAGAGATGAACTGGCCAAGATGGTAAAAGATATGGCAGAGGACGGAAGAGTATCTTTACGTACGATTAGACGCGATGCAGTTGAGATAGTTAGACACTTGGAAAAAGACTCCAAGATTACTGAGGATGAGCGCTTTAGGACCCAAGATAATATTCAGAAGATCACCGATAGATGTATTAGTAAGGTTGATGAAATTCTCAAGAACAAAGAGAAGGAGCTAGTAGAGTTTTAAATTAGAAAAGTATTATTAGGTAACAGTCCTGCAGAGTCTTTCCTGTAAGATAACATAACGATTTTATAGGGCAGGTCGCGTGGGACTGTTTCTTATGTTTGGACTATTAGAAATCATAATACTGATTTTTGTTGAATTAATATAAAAAATAGTGAGATCTTAATTTCGTTCGTTGATAATAAAATAAAGAATAACTATGGGCCACTAGCTCATCCGGTAGAGCACCGCTCTTTTAAGGCGGGTGTGCCGCGTTCAAGTCGCGGGTGGCCCAAGTTTGCGCGGATGTGGTGGAATTGGCAGACACGTATGGCTTAGGACCATATGGGGTAACCCATGGGGGTTCAAGTCCCTCCATCCGCATAAATTGCGAGCGACATGCGAGGGTAGCTCAGCTGGTAGAGCTTCTCGTTGCCAACGAGAAGGTCGCGGGTTCAAACCCCGTCCCTCGCTCCAAGATTTTCCTAATAATAATTTGTAACTAAATTAATACTTAATTAGACGGAGGCTTTTGATGAAAG
This window of the Candidatus Omnitrophota bacterium genome carries:
- a CDS encoding aminotransferase class I/II-fold pyridoxal phosphate-dependent enzyme, whose product is MKSRDLRISKIANDLPPSGIREFFDLVLGMKDVISLGVGEPDFVTPWNIREAGIFSIEGGQTSYTSNKGMMKLRLCIKRHVKNLCDIRYDANNQILITTGVSEGLDLAFRAILNRGDNVLIPTPSYVAYAPLVYLCGAKAKIIRTDFHDGFKLKPEMIENFADSKTKAIVLNYPNNPTGTSYTKNELQALARVIKKRAMIVISDEVYSQLSFDFKHTPFASLPAMKERTIYLNGFSKGYAMTGWRVGYACGPVDIIGAMTKIHQYSMLCAPIMSQLAAVEALENSKNSLDEMCREYRRRREFVFKGLNELGLSCHRPQGAFYIFASVKKTHLSCTEFAKRLLKEEKVAVVPGIAFGNGLDSFIRIAYAAKFSDLKEALSRIAHFLKKHRR
- the lpxB gene encoding lipid-A-disaccharide synthase — translated: MKTIFIVAGETSGDRHGASLVKALQDKHLEIKFFGLGGKYLQEAGVKLLFNITDLAVVGFFEVLHNLAKFRSIFVKTLNEIKRIKPACCILIDYPGFNLRLARELKKMHIPVIYYISPQVWAWHRSRVKLIKKYVDKMIVVFEFEKEFYRRFGIEAEFVGHPLLDAVEIKKDSNQLIKKYNLKKEKTTIALLPGSRKKEIQKLLPIMLESARIIDKNNQRNTQFIFIQSNTLNNDSSLTPLLEGFKDLDLIKVSEDEIYDCLSASDLAIVASGTATLETALTSTPMVIIYKLNLLSWMLARLLVKIPYIGLVNVVAGEKVVPELIQFKAQPRLIGRACLELLSDKGKYQEIKLKLDSLKKRLGKVGASKSAAEIIAKLI
- a CDS encoding Gfo/Idh/MocA family oxidoreductase gives rise to the protein MKKINIGVIGVGHLGQRHAHVLSKIKKVQLVGICDIDKNKGKELARTIKTTYYADYSDLLKQVQAVIVSVPTKHHFRVGYDSLKQGAHALIEKPITPTVAEAGKLINLAKKKKLILAVGHIERFNNAFRTVCDIVKKPKFIECHRLSPFPARSLDIGVVSDLMIHDIDLILELVKSDVVSIDAVGVNVLTNLEDIANVRLRFKNGCVANLTASRISAKAMRKFRIFLKDSYISLDYMHNQASVYKKENKNIYKHEVPIDKADPLQNELESFLDCILYGKDPVVSGWEGKEALSLAIKIQKKINEYIKHYT
- a CDS encoding ABC transporter ATP-binding protein/permease, translated to MKSYLRLLRFIRPYRLMLGLAVVCMIASALFDVAQLSMVVPLADKVLTDKKIVVPKQLPKGLAGFVDSINNTEPLRLLYLMAVVVVVLFILKGVFNFIQSYLMSDIGQRVVRDVRSKLYRKLQDLSLDYFTRKRSGELISRITNDVKLIENAASYGFTDLVYQSFQVAMFTFLIFYIHWKLALVSLVILPLVSIPIILVGKVLKRLSIRSQEKMADINSLLVETISGVRIVKAFSMEEAETNKFMTHNQGYYRITMKSIKRMLVLSPLTEIIGVFGGIFVFVWAGKEVIAGELSFGVFSLFLGSLLSMIRPFKKLSGVHSLNQQAIAASNRVYEVFDTKATVSEKEGAITLPPVKKNIIFDSVSFKYEDNDVLNNINLEVNVGEVLAIVGPSGVGKSSLVDLIPRFYDPVKGTILIDGVDIKEATLSSLRGQMGLVTQETILFNDSVKANIAYGNTNAAFEAIVKAAKKAGAHDFIMNMPSGYDTFIGDRGYRLSGGERQRLAIARAILKNPPILILDEATSQLDSASEKVVQEAINELIAGRTVFVVAHRLSTIRGADKIIVLEKGRIEEMGTHQQLIAKGGLYKLLHDMQQTLPEEGIG
- the rpsB gene encoding 30S ribosomal protein S2, whose translation is MATEFMRQLLEAGVHFGHQTKRWNPKMVKFIFAKRNSIYVIDLEKTVVCLEEAKAYLKELTSKGGSVLFVGTKKQAQAVMKSEAERIGVFYITERWVGGMLTNFHTVRKSVKHLKELEKMQEEGIMAKFSKKEISRLSKEMHKMRKNFSGIMDMKELPKALFVVDPKKEDTAVREAKRLGIPIVAIIDTNGDPDFIDFPIPGNDDAIRSIKLIVTCIADAVLEGKQEFLDTKKEEDVKATSGKETEEDRPQENALIEEVPQIQEESDEKTPIKTPKRAVKKSKSKDVE
- the tsf gene encoding translation elongation factor Ts, with translation MANKVNIIKELREITAAGMTDCKKALEKAGGNKDKALDILRRQGLDIAKKKAGRTAGEGRVESYVHTGSKLGVLVEVNCETDFVARNEEFIRFTKDIAMQIAATAPTYVDFESVSSDLKKEIKKEEEAEYRKVHCLLEQPFIKEASKTAGDCLVSLIAKMGENIIIKRFVRFSIG
- the pyrH gene encoding UMP kinase, which codes for MKKPAFKRIVLKLSGEALLGRSKEHGIDMHTCKVIAHQVKEIVQMNVQVSLVVGGGNIFRGQENEKSFGIERTVGDYMGMLATLINGLALQDILEGMSVPTRVMTAIEMHQIAEPYIRRRAIRHLEKGRVVIFAAGTGNPYFTTDTTSALRAMEIKADVILKATRVDGVYSADPLKDKSAKKFFRLSYLSLLKKGLKIMDATAISLCMDNGLPIIIFNLLKSGNIKKAVLGEKIGTIIH
- the frr gene encoding ribosome recycling factor; its protein translation is MEVKTILRETEDKMKKTIESVQREFAHIRTGRAHSSIVEGIHVDYYGAPTLIKQIASISVPDARLLVIQPWDVSAIAEIEKAIIKANLGLNPTNDGKIIRLSIPQLSRERRDELAKMVKDMAEDGRVSLRTIRRDAVEIVRHLEKDSKITEDERFRTQDNIQKITDRCISKVDEILKNKEKELVEF